In Bacillota bacterium, the genomic window AAGCGCCAGGCTGTTTCCCAGAAAGTCTGTTTTAGGTACGGTCGCCCGCATGCACCTGATCATCTGGTAAACCAGAACGCTCTCTAGTTCCTGACAGACTTCTTTCAGCTTTTTCTGATCGTTATTTTCCCGGGCTTTCTGCAACTGCTCGACAAATGTTGGTCCCGTAACTTTGGCTTCGGGGCTAGCGTTGGCCGGGGCGAGTTTGGTCGGAACAGGCAAAGAGTCTAAACTTACCAGAGACAGCAAGGATCTCACCTCAATACCCTGCAATTAGCGGCGAAGGTTGTTCGCCATTCCCAGCATTTCATCCGAGGCCTGAATAACCTTGGAGTTGATCTCGTAAGCCCGCTGGGCAGTGATCATGTTGATCATTTCTTCAACCACCTGGACGTTGGAACTTTCGAGATACCCTTGTTCAATGGTGATCGAGGAATCGCTTTCCGGGTCCCAGTCGATAGCTTCGCCGGAAGCAGCGGTCGCAGCGTACAGGTTGCGGCCCAGTTTTTCTAGGCCAGCGGGATTAATGAATTTAGCCAGCTCAATTCGACCAGCCTCGATGCGGTCGTTTTGACCCGGCAGCTTGTAGGTCACGCTGCCGTCGGTGCTGATCGAGATGTCAGTTGCTTCTGGCTCAAGCGCCTCCACTCCCACCAATTTGTAGCCATCCGTCGTGACCAGGTTGCCCTCGCTGTCGATCTTAAAAGAGCCGTCTTTAGTGTAGAGGGGCTCATCCCGGCCAGGGACTTCTACCTTGAAAAAAGCGTTGCCAGTGATCGCCAGGTCAAACGGGTTGCCGGTCGGCACCAGGTTGCCTTCAGAAAACAGGGTCTGGGTGGCAGCACTACGGACCCCGAGCCCAACAGATAATCCGACCGGCGTTGTTTGGTACTGGGCGGTAACTGTTGGTTGTTTGATATTAATGTAGATGAGGTCCTGAAAATCAAGTCGGGCTTTCTTAAACCCGGTGGTGTTGACATTTGCCAGGTTATGGGCAATCGTGTCAATGTTCATCTGCTGCGCTTGCATTCCTGAACTGGCTGTGTATAATGCGTGCAGCACTGGAATACCTCCCCTCTCAAAGGAATCGCTATGATTGTCCTGATCACGGTACTTCGGTCAGTCGGTACCGGGAGGCCTCTGCCGGGGCAGTCCAGCCTCGTGGGTTGTACAAAACTTCAAAGATTTTCTTCTGAATAAACACCTCCCTCCTTTGCTGATCAGTTTTTGAACATATTTGAACATATATTACAAACTACATAGTACTTAGACGTTTTTTGCCAAAATCCTGCCATTATTACCAGGGTTATTTTTTTTAGAAAATCATAGCGGGCTGAGTCTCAATTTTCGCGGCAGTAACAGGATTTTTTTCAGGGGTGTTGAATACTGGGAACAGGGAATCATTGATTGAACCATCCATAATTTGAGCAGGGAGGGAGTAAAATTGAAGCAAGCATTGATGATCATTGATATGCTTAATGATTTTGTGCAGGAAAACGGGTCTTTGTACATTGGTGAGGCCGGTCAGGAAATCATTAAACCTATCCAATCTGAACTAGCCGAGGCGCGAAGAAATAATGTGCCCGTGCTCTACGTCTGTGACCGGCACCGCCCAGACGACGCGGAGTTTAGAATGTTTCCCCCGCACTGTCTGGTGGGTTCGTGGGGGGCTGCGGTCTGTCCGGAACTGGCACCACAGGAAAAAGACGTTATCATACCAAAACGCCGTTACAGCGGCTTTTTTGGGACAGAGCTTGACTTGACCTTGCGTGAACTCGGGGTAGAAGAACTTATTCTGGTTGGGGTGTGTACGAATATTTGCGTCCTCTATACGGCGGCGGACGCCCGGATGCGGGGTTATCGCGTCAAGGTGTTAAAAAATCAAGTGGCCACATTTGATCCGGGCGCCCATGAATTTGCCCTGCGGGAAATGGAGAAAACTCTGGGTGTGGAGATAATTGACCGCTGATTATACAGATATTGGAAAGCAGTTTGAGAAGGAATTCCGGCGGGCATGACGAATTAACGAGCGTAAAGGAGGTGCAGTCAGTGTTTGGATTTATACCAAGTGTTGGACCATGGGAGCTTATTCTCATTCTTGTGATTGCCCTGATTATTTTTGGACCAGGAAAATTGCCGGAAGTTGGTCGGTCATTGGGGAAGAGCATAAATGAGTTTAAACGGGCCTCGGCGGATATCAAACGTCAGGTGGAAGATGGGCTGAAAGAAGAAGAAAAGGAAAAAGAGAAAGAAAAAACTTGATTAGGGCAATTGTTTATTGACACAGTTCTGATCTCATGATATTCTATGGGAAACAACTTCAAAGCGAGAGCACTCTTATCAAGAGAGGTGGAGGGACGGGCCCGATGAAACCCGGCAACCAGCTTCGCGACGAGGCCAGGTGCCAATTCCCACAGAATTTTCAATTCTGAAAGATGAGAGGGAGGGCGAGACAGGCAGCGAAAAAACCTCTTCATCTGAAGAGGTTTTTTTATGGTGTTCAATATGTGATGGGGGAGAGTGAGGTCTGGCGTGCAGAAATCTTTTGATTTGCTCAAGGAAAAAATCTTGGTGCTGGACGGGGCCATGGGGACCATGCTGCAATCGTGTGGCCTCAAACCTGGAGAATGTCCAGAACGCTGGAATATCGATCACCCCGAAGTGGTGCAAAGAATTCACCGGCTCTACGTTGCGGCCGGGGCGGACATCATCCAGACCAACACCTTTGGCGGAAACCGGTTTAAATTGCGTGAATTTGGCCTGGGTAACCAGGTGGCCGAAATAAACAAGGCGGCGGTTAGACTGGCCAAACAGGCCGCGGGTGACCGTGCTCTGGTCGCGGTTTCTATTGGCCCGACTGGACAGTTGATCGAGCCTTTCGGCGAGACAACTTTTGATGAAGTTTACGCGGCTTTCCGGGAACAGGTCACGGCGGCGGTGCAGGCTGGCGCCGACCTGATCAGTTTGGAGACAATGAGCGATCTGCAGGAGATCAGAGCCGCGATGCTTGCGGCCAGGGACAGTGGCCCTGTTCCCGTGATCTGCCAAATGACCTTCGAAGGTGGCCAGCGAACCATGCTGGGAACCGACCCGGTTACGGCGGCAGTTGTTTTGACTACTCTGGGGGCGAGTGCGGTTGGGGCCAACTGCTCGGGTGGGCCGGCGGAACTGCTGAAGGTGATCACCGCGATGGCGATGGTGACCGACCTGCCCCTGGTGGTTCAGCCCAATGCGGGCTTACCAGTGCTGATTGACGGACAAACCGTATATCCGGAGAGCCCGGCCACCATGGCTGAGTACGCAGTGAAGCTGGTTGACGCCGGGGCGAACATTGTGGGGGGCTGTTGCGGGACGAACCCCGACCACATCCGGGCGATCAGCCAGGCGGTTCGAGGGCGGCGCCCCGTCAAACGGGTTGTGCCGCCAGTCTCAGCCTTAACTGGGCGCAGTCAGACCTTGTTTATTCAGGAACAGGGCCGACCCATATTTATCGGCGAGCGCATTAATCCGACCGCGCGCAAGAAGTTGGCCGAGGATATCAGGGCAGGACGCATGCTGCATGTGGTGGAGGAGGCTCAAGCCCAGGTGGCCGCGGGAGCACCGATGCTGGATGTGAACGTAGGGGTACCCGGTGTTGATGAAGTAGCGGCGATGCGCAAAGCCGTGCTTCAGATTCAAAGCACGGTGGATGTTCCGCTGGCCCTCGATTCGACCAATCCTGAGGCAATTGAAGCCGGGCTGAAGGTTTTTGCGGGAAAACCTCTGATCAATTCAGTGAATGGCGAGGCAAAAAGCCTCCAGGCGATTTTACCGCTGGCGAGACGATATGGAGCGGCGGTACTCGGTTTAACCCTTGATAGTCACGGTATCCCCTCGACAGCGGAAGGACGTCTGGCGATTGCCCGACGCATCGTTGACGCGGCTTTAGCGTATGGGATCCGTCGGGAAGACATATATATCGATTGTCTGGTGCAAACAGTCAGCGCCCAGCAGGCCGAGGTGATGGAAACCCTGCGGGCGATTCAACTGGTCAAGCGTGAACTGGGGGTCAAAACCATATTGGGAGTCAGTAATGTTTCTCATGGTTTGCCACGGCGCGAGGTATTAAATTCCACTTTCCTGGCCATGGCCTGTGGTTTTGGCCTTGATCTACCAATAATGAACCCGTTTGACCAGCGTATGCGGGAAGGGCTGTGGGCAGTGGCGGTACTCACCGGCCGGGATCCATACGCGCGTGGCTATATTGATGAGTTCCGACCTGCTTTAAATGAGGCTCCAATTACGACCAGCGAAGCGGCTAAGCCGAGCAGTGACCGACAGCAGCGGATCTACCAGGCGGTGCTCAATGGCGAGAAAGCCAGTATTGCTGCGCTGGTGAAGGCAGCCCTGGAGGAAGGGGTTGACCCGCTGGTCCTGGTTAATCAGACCCTGATTCCCGCCATCGAGGAAGTTGGCGAACGGTATGATAAAAAGATTTTCTTCCTGCCCCAATTAATGCTGGCGGGTGAAACGATGAAAGCTGCCTTTGAGGTAGTGAAGCCGCGGTTAGCCACGGAACAAGCGCAGAATCTGGGCACAATCGTCCTGGCCACTGTTCAGGGAGACATTCACGACATAGGCAAGAACATTGTCGCTGTGATGCTGGAGAACTACGGTTGGCGGGTGGTTGACCTGGGACGGGATGTTCCAACGGCGACAATTGTTGAGGCGGCGGTTAGAGAGCAAGCCACCATTGTTGGTCTGAGTGCCCTGATGACTACCACCATGCCCAGAATGGCGGAGGTGATTACCGCAATGCGGGCGCGAGGTGTCAAGACCAAGGTGATGGTGGGGGGAGCGGTGGTGACTGCCGATTACGCTGCTAAGATTGGGGCCGACGGTTACGCGGCTGATGCTCGCGCTGCCGTGCTGAAAGCGAAGGAGCTATTGGGGTAGACAAATATACAAGACTTTTTATGACTAAGTTTAAATAGTCTTAGATCTGCAGAGAGAAAAGGAGGAGTATAGGGTGAGCCAGTTAAGAACTTATGCCGAAATCAACGAAAAAATCAAGTCGGGGAAAGCGGTAGTCGTTACAGCTGAGGAAGTGATCGACCTGGTTGCGGAGAAGGGGATTGAGCAGGTTGCCCGAGAGGTAGATGTGGTCACCACCGGGACCTTTGGCCCGATGTGTTCATCCGGGGTGTTCCTGAATTTTGGCCATCCCAAACCCCGCATGAAGATGAAAAAAGTGTGGCTGAATGGAGTCAGCGCCTACGCCGGGATCGCTGCGGTTGACGCGTATCTAGGGGCGACTGAACTGCCGGAGAATGACCCGGAGAACAAGGTCTTTCCGGGCAAGTTTGTGTACGGAGGGGGCCACGTGATTGAGGACCTGGTTGCCCGTCGACCAATTCGCCTGGAGGCCATTGCCTACCCAACCAACTGTTACCCCCGGAAAAAGATCGAAACAACAATTACCCTGGATGACATCAATGAGGCGATCCTGTTTAATCCGCGCAACTGTTATCAGAATTATAACTGTGCGGTCAATCTTTCCAATCAGACGATCTATACTTACATGGGCATTCTCAAACCAAACCTGGGGAATGCTAGCTACAGTAGCGCGGGGCAACTCAGCCCGCTGTTAAACGACCCGTATTTCAAAACGATCGGCGTTGGCACCCGGATCTTCCTGGGTGGAGGGATCGGGTATGTGGCCTGGCACGGTACCCAGCACAATCCTTCTGTCCCGCGGGGTGAAAACGGGGTTCCCCTGGGCGGCGCGGGTACCCTGGCCGTTATTGGCGACCTGAAACAGATGAGTCCGGAATGGTTGCGCGGGACAAGTTTTGTTGGTTACGGCGCCACCCTGACGGTTGGCATTGGGGTGCCGATCCCGATTTTGAGTGAGGAAATCCTTAGCTATACTGCTGTCTCTGATGCCGAGATCTTCTGCCCGGTTGTTGACTACAGTGAGGCCTACCCCCTGGGAACTGGTGGTAACCTGGGGCTGGTCAGTTATGCCGAGTTGAAATCAGGCAAGATTATCATTAATGGCAAAGAAGTTCCCACGAACCCCTTGTCCAGTTATCCTAGGGCCAGAATGATTGCCCAAAGGCTGAAGGAATGGATCCTGAAGGGAGAATTTCTCTTGACTGAACCAGTTCAGTTGCTGCCTTCAGTTGAGGCGGGGATCACCATTAAACCACTTCTCGAGAAGAACGGCAATGGCCGGTAGCTGATTAGTAAGAGAATGAGGATAAGGGGGAAAATCACGTGATCAGTAAAAAGGTAGTGCAACGATTTTCTGCCAGTATTGTCGAGCAACCGATCATTTACCGACTGGTCAAAGATTTTGACCTGACGGTAAATATTCTGAAGGCGGACATCAACCCGCGTAAGGAGGGTTCTTTGGTTTTGGAGTTGACCGGCCGGCCTGACAACTATGGCGAAGGGATCAAATTTTTAGAACACCTGGGGGTAAGCGTTGAGCCCTTGAGCCAAACGGTGGTCTGGGACGAAAAACGGTGCACCAGTTGTGGAGCCTGTACTGGTGTCTGCCCGGTCGCCGCGCTTCACATTCAGCGACCTTCCATGGAAGTAGCATTTGACAACACTAAGTGTGTCGTTTGCGGCATGTGTGTGCTGGCCTGTCCGGTAAGGGCGGTGGAGTTCCGCTTCTAGGAGAATGGAATCATGTATGTATCCAGAGTATACCGAGAGCAGGTTAAACAGGATGACCTGGTCCATTTTCGGGTGGTTATTAAAGAGAGCGATCTCTATATCAGTGTGGATCGCCCGAGTTTCAACCCGGGCGTAGAAGAACTTGCTTATGAGTTAACTTGGCGTTACCGTCAAGCTCTGGAAGAATATATTGCGGTTGACCCACTCTTCCGTACCACGTTTTCTCCCCACATACTGCGGCAAGATGCCCCGCCGATCGCCAGGACCATGAATGAGGCTGCCTGGCAGGCGGGGGTTGGTCCGATGGCGGCGGTGGCCGGGGCGATGGCTGAATTTATCGGCCGGGAGCTACTGTCGGCCGTCTGCGAAGTCATCGTGGAAAATGGGGGGGACATCTTTTTAGTCACTCGAGTACCGCGCACCATCGGTATTTTTGCCGGCACCTCCCCTTTCAGCAACCGTTTGGGGTTAGAAATACAGCCAGACACCACACCGGTTGGTGTCTGCACTTCTTCCGGGACGGTTGGCCCCTCATTCAGTTTTGGCCAGGCTGATGCGGCGGTCTTGATTGCCAAATCAGCCGCTCTGGCGGATGCTGCCGCGACAGCGGTCGGCAACGTTGTGCAAACCAAGGTTGATGTCCAAAAAGCGGTAGAGCTGGCCCAGACTATTCCCGGGGTGCTCGGGGCGGTGGTGATTAAGGACGATCAGTTGGCTGCCTGGGGCCAGGTCAGGCTGGTTCCTATTAAGATGCGAGCAGGGGGTTGATGTATGCCAAATTTGACTGACCAGATTGACTTGATTGTCGAATGGCTGCGGGCCAAAGTTAAAGAAGCCAATGCCCAGGGATTGGTAGTCGGGGTAAGTGGTGGTGTTGATTCGGCGACTGTGGCGGCGCTGGCGAAGAAAGCCTTTCCCGAGGCATCAATCGGGGTAATCATGCCGTGTCACAGTGATCCGCGTGACGAGCAGGACGCCAGACTGGTGACCGAGGTGGTCGGGTTGAAACGCGTCCAGGTTGAGCTCAGTGAGCCACACCAGTTAATCTATGACAATGTTCGCGACCGTCTGACTACCCAGGGTTATGAGTTCAGAGCCAATGACCGCCTGGCTGATGCCAATCTGCGTGCCCGGCTCCGCATGGGTACTCTCTATTCAATTGCCAACCTGTTAAATTATTTGGTGGTAGGAACCGACAACGCCGCCGAAGCGTATACCGGTTATTTTACTAAATACGGCGATGGCGGGGTCGATCTGCTGCCGCTCATCCAGTTTACCAAACGGGAAGTGCGGGCCCTGGCCCGGGAGTTGGGCGTTCCTGACCGCATCATTAACAAGCCACCCTCGGCTGGGCTGTGGCTGGGGCAAACAGATGAGGCTGAGATGGGCACCACCTATGAGATGATTGACGATTACCTGGACGGGAAACCGATTCCCGCCGATCATCTGGCGCGTATCGAGGAACTGCACCGGCGTTCAGAGCATAAACGGCAACTCCCTCCCAGCTTCCAGCGGACCGACCGGCAACTGGTTAGACGCTAGGGCAGAATCCTGCTGCCATTGCGTGTTGGGAAACCGGTGTGTTAAAATAGTGCTGAAATTGGGGGAAAGGAGGTTTGAAGCCGTGTCAGGTCATTCCAAGTGGGCGAACATCAAGCATAAAAAGGCCAAAATGGATGCGCAGCGGGGCAAGCTTTTTACGAAGATTGGCCGGGAATTGATTATGGCGGCCAGAGCCGGTGGTGGTGACCCCAATGTGAACATGCGCTTGAAGACGGCTATTCAGAAAGCCAGAGAAGCCAACATGCCAAATGAAAATATCATGCGGGCCATCCAAAGAGGAACAGGCGAGATTGAAGGGGTTAATTACGAAGAGGTAACTTACGAAGGCTACGGTCCGGCGGGAGTCGCCATCTTGCTGAATATTGCTACTGACAATCGTAACCGCACAGCAGCGGAGATCCGCCACATTTTTTCCCGCAATGGCGGCAGTTTGGGGGAAAGCGGTTGTGTGGCCTGGATGTTTCACCGCAAAGGGTTGCTGATTGTTGACCTCGCGGAAAATCAGAAGGACGAAGACGAATTGATGCTCATGTGTTTGGAAGCGGGAGCAGAAGATATAAAAGTAGAAGACGGGGAAGCGGAGATCACGACCAGCCCGGAGGATTTTGAGGCGGTCAAAGAAGCGCTGGCCAGGGAAGGGCTTAAGTTTTCTGTGGCTGAAGTAACCATGGTGCCGCAAACAACCGTCCAGCTCACCAACCCTGACCAGGTCAGTCAGATGTTAAGGCTGATGGAAATGCTCGAAGACCATGACGATGTCCAGAATGTATACGCCAATTTTGATATTCCAGATGAAATGATGGGTGGATAATGACGAACCTTGTTTACCGGGAAGCTAGCTCATATTAAAAGGCTGTTGCTAGGTAATCGCTCAACAGCCTTTTTGTATGGGCTCTATATTGCTCTAGATTTATTTTGGAAAAATTATATAAAAATTATATAAAATTATGTATGGATATAAAATATATTGTTGACAAACAATTTGCATTCAAACTATATTTAAATTAAAACGAACTGACGGAATGTTAACCACTATCTTAGAAAGGAGATGCTTGTTGTGGATTTTAAACTAACTGAAACGCAAGAATTAATCCGGGCCAATATGCGCGAGTTTACCAAACAGTATGTTGACCCCATCGCTGTGGAAATCGATGAAAACAGCCGTTACCCGGCCGAAGTAATTGCCAAGCTGGCCGAAATGGACTATATGGGGATGCCTTACCCCGAGGAATACGGCGGAGCGGGGGTTGATTTCCTAACCTTTACCATCGTTATTGAGGAACTTTCCCGTTCCTGCGCCGCAACGGGGTTTACCCTTTCCTGCCACACCGTGCTGGCCAGCGGCCCAATTTTCCACTTTGGTACTGAAGAACAGAAGAAAAAGTATCTGGTTCCCCTGTGCAAAGGGCAGAAAATTGGGGCCTTTGCCCTGACTGAACCTGGTGCGGGTACCGATGTCGGAGCGGCCACCACCACCGCCCACCTGGACGGAGATGAGTGGGTGCTGAATGGCACCAAGACTTTTATCTCCAATGGACCGGTAGCTGATACCTTTGTGGTCTTCGCGCTCACTGACAAAGCGAAAGGCACCAAGGGCATGAGCGCCTTTATCGTCCCCAAGGAAGCCCCCGGTTTGAAGGTGGGCGAGCATTTTTATAAAATGGGGATTCGGGCTTCCCAAACCTCAGAGATCATCCTCAAAGACTGCCGGATCCCCAAAGAAAATTTGCTGGGGCAGGAGGGCCAGGGTTTCCGCATCGCCATGTCAACCCTCGACAACGGTCGGATCGGTGTTGCGGCCCAGGCTGTGGGGATCGCCCAGGCAGCTATGGACGAATCCATCAGATATTCTAA contains:
- the tatA gene encoding twin-arginine translocase TatA/TatE family subunit; this encodes MPSVGPWELILILVIALIIFGPGKLPEVGRSLGKSINEFKRASADIKRQVEDGLKEEEKEKEKEKT
- a CDS encoding 4Fe-4S binding protein, yielding MISKKVVQRFSASIVEQPIIYRLVKDFDLTVNILKADINPRKEGSLVLELTGRPDNYGEGIKFLEHLGVSVEPLSQTVVWDEKRCTSCGACTGVCPVAALHIQRPSMEVAFDNTKCVVCGMCVLACPVRAVEFRF
- a CDS encoding dihydropteroate synthase, with the translated sequence MQKSFDLLKEKILVLDGAMGTMLQSCGLKPGECPERWNIDHPEVVQRIHRLYVAAGADIIQTNTFGGNRFKLREFGLGNQVAEINKAAVRLAKQAAGDRALVAVSIGPTGQLIEPFGETTFDEVYAAFREQVTAAVQAGADLISLETMSDLQEIRAAMLAARDSGPVPVICQMTFEGGQRTMLGTDPVTAAVVLTTLGASAVGANCSGGPAELLKVITAMAMVTDLPLVVQPNAGLPVLIDGQTVYPESPATMAEYAVKLVDAGANIVGGCCGTNPDHIRAISQAVRGRRPVKRVVPPVSALTGRSQTLFIQEQGRPIFIGERINPTARKKLAEDIRAGRMLHVVEEAQAQVAAGAPMLDVNVGVPGVDEVAAMRKAVLQIQSTVDVPLALDSTNPEAIEAGLKVFAGKPLINSVNGEAKSLQAILPLARRYGAAVLGLTLDSHGIPSTAEGRLAIARRIVDAALAYGIRREDIYIDCLVQTVSAQQAEVMETLRAIQLVKRELGVKTILGVSNVSHGLPRREVLNSTFLAMACGFGLDLPIMNPFDQRMREGLWAVAVLTGRDPYARGYIDEFRPALNEAPITTSEAAKPSSDRQQRIYQAVLNGEKASIAALVKAALEEGVDPLVLVNQTLIPAIEEVGERYDKKIFFLPQLMLAGETMKAAFEVVKPRLATEQAQNLGTIVLATVQGDIHDIGKNIVAVMLENYGWRVVDLGRDVPTATIVEAAVREQATIVGLSALMTTTMPRMAEVITAMRARGVKTKVMVGGAVVTADYAAKIGADGYAADARAAVLKAKELLG
- a CDS encoding acyl-CoA dehydrogenase → MDFKLTETQELIRANMREFTKQYVDPIAVEIDENSRYPAEVIAKLAEMDYMGMPYPEEYGGAGVDFLTFTIVIEELSRSCAATGFTLSCHTVLASGPIFHFGTEEQKKKYLVPLCKGQKIGAFALTEPGAGTDVGAATTTAHLDGDEWVLNGTKTFISNGPVADTFVVFALTDKAKGTKGMSAFIVPKEAPGLKVGEHFYKMGIRASQTSEIILKDCRIPKENLLGQEGQGFRIAMSTLDNGRIGVAAQAVGIAQAAMDESIRYSKERIQFGRPISANQAIQWMIANMATDIQAARFLTYYAAWLKDQGLPYTKEASMAKVFAAEMASRHTSKAVQIFGGYGYIKGQKVERLMRDAKITEIYEGTSEAQRMVIAGNLLR
- a CDS encoding YebC/PmpR family DNA-binding transcriptional regulator codes for the protein MSGHSKWANIKHKKAKMDAQRGKLFTKIGRELIMAARAGGGDPNVNMRLKTAIQKAREANMPNENIMRAIQRGTGEIEGVNYEEVTYEGYGPAGVAILLNIATDNRNRTAAEIRHIFSRNGGSLGESGCVAWMFHRKGLLIVDLAENQKDEDELMLMCLEAGAEDIKVEDGEAEITTSPEDFEAVKEALAREGLKFSVAEVTMVPQTTVQLTNPDQVSQMLRLMEMLEDHDDVQNVYANFDIPDEMMGG
- the flgG gene encoding flagellar basal-body rod protein FlgG, coding for MLHALYTASSGMQAQQMNIDTIAHNLANVNTTGFKKARLDFQDLIYINIKQPTVTAQYQTTPVGLSVGLGVRSAATQTLFSEGNLVPTGNPFDLAITGNAFFKVEVPGRDEPLYTKDGSFKIDSEGNLVTTDGYKLVGVEALEPEATDISISTDGSVTYKLPGQNDRIEAGRIELAKFINPAGLEKLGRNLYAATAASGEAIDWDPESDSSITIEQGYLESSNVQVVEEMINMITAQRAYEINSKVIQASDEMLGMANNLRR
- a CDS encoding UPF0280 family protein; translation: MMYVSRVYREQVKQDDLVHFRVVIKESDLYISVDRPSFNPGVEELAYELTWRYRQALEEYIAVDPLFRTTFSPHILRQDAPPIARTMNEAAWQAGVGPMAAVAGAMAEFIGRELLSAVCEVIVENGGDIFLVTRVPRTIGIFAGTSPFSNRLGLEIQPDTTPVGVCTSSGTVGPSFSFGQADAAVLIAKSAALADAAATAVGNVVQTKVDVQKAVELAQTIPGVLGAVVIKDDQLAAWGQVRLVPIKMRAGG
- a CDS encoding cysteine hydrolase is translated as MKQALMIIDMLNDFVQENGSLYIGEAGQEIIKPIQSELAEARRNNVPVLYVCDRHRPDDAEFRMFPPHCLVGSWGAAVCPELAPQEKDVIIPKRRYSGFFGTELDLTLRELGVEELILVGVCTNICVLYTAADARMRGYRVKVLKNQVATFDPGAHEFALREMEKTLGVEIIDR
- the nadE gene encoding NAD(+) synthase; protein product: MPNLTDQIDLIVEWLRAKVKEANAQGLVVGVSGGVDSATVAALAKKAFPEASIGVIMPCHSDPRDEQDARLVTEVVGLKRVQVELSEPHQLIYDNVRDRLTTQGYEFRANDRLADANLRARLRMGTLYSIANLLNYLVVGTDNAAEAYTGYFTKYGDGGVDLLPLIQFTKREVRALARELGVPDRIINKPPSAGLWLGQTDEAEMGTTYEMIDDYLDGKPIPADHLARIEELHRRSEHKRQLPPSFQRTDRQLVRR